In Hevea brasiliensis isolate MT/VB/25A 57/8 chromosome 13, ASM3005281v1, whole genome shotgun sequence, a single genomic region encodes these proteins:
- the LOC110664747 gene encoding cysteine-rich receptor-like protein kinase 1, giving the protein MQLSFLILQNLSWVFLIFPIFFFLSSSAARNSEIQLTCGSLTDDLNSTVSTSFVPNFVKVMESIQQQVSSRNWGHSAVTWPLPQVHALAQCHSDLSSLDCKLCFSQGRVKLPRCLPSTAARIFLDGCFLRYDNYSFLHESIDPKYDNVNCSHPTGVLIDSSLHMDFRKKVAEVITNVTEKALLNGTFATVVAKGGDVPAYALAQCWNSLTYGECRDCLVKAGSQLKGCAPGAQGQALFTGCYMRYSTERFFNTSSEAADQHGTKAGIIAAIALAAAAFIVLASFGAFIGYERLSKRREKQNNIRGLSTRSNLNFKYEVLEKATNFFSNEMKLGQGGAGSVFKGNLPDGRTVAVKRLVYNTRQWVDQFFNEVNLISDIQHKNLVRLLGCSIEGPESLLVYEYVPNRSLDQILFMNNTIHILSWQQRYNIILGTAEGLAYLHGGSGVKIIHRDIKTSNILLDEMLTPKIADFGLARCFATDNTHISTGIAGTLGYMAPEYLIRGQLTEKADVYGFGVLVLEISTGKKNSIYSQGSNSILHSVWKHYKAKTVALAIDPRLTDRHPGKDAENVLQIGLLCTQASASLRPSMAEVVQMLTNREYEIPSPKQPPFLNASVLSADDSTPNSITKVSLTKSSSMTINRQVLTRLPSYGTQDSFVKASLGWNSASVEKSEPR; this is encoded by the exons ATGCAATTATCATTCTTAATCCTTCAGAATCTTTCATGGGTATTCTTGATTTtcccaattttcttctttttgtcTTCCTCTGCTGCACGTAACTCTGAAATCCAACTTACCTGTGGTTCCCTGACGGACGACCTCAATTCCACCGTCTCCACGTCTTTCGTTCCGAATTTTGTTAAAGTCATGGAATCTATCCAACAACAAGTGTCTAGTAGAAACTGGGGACATTCTGCTGTTACCTGGCCATTGCCTCAGGTCCATGCCTTAGCCCAATGCCACAGTGATCTCTCTAGCCTTGATTGCAAACTCTGTTTTAGCCAGGGCAGAGTAAAGCTCCCACGTTGCCTCCCTAGCACTGCTGCTCGTATCTTTCTTGATGGCTGCTTTCTTCGTTACGATAATTACAGCTTCCTCCATGAATCCATCGACCCTAAATATGATAATGTGAACTGTAGCCATCCAACAGGTGTTTTGATAGATAGCTCTTTGCATATGGATTTTAGGAAAAAGGTTGCAGAAGTGATCACGAATGTCACTGAGAAAGCCCTCCTTAATGGAACTTTTGCCACTGTGGTGGCAAAAGGAGGAGATGTTCCAGCTTATGCATTGGCTCAGTGTTGGAATTCGCTTACCTATGGGGAGTGCAGAGATTGCTTGGTCAAGGCAGGCTCACAATTGAAGGGGTGTGCTCCTGGGGCACAGGGCCAGGCTCTGTTTACCGGTTGTTATATGAGATATTCTACTGAGAGATTCTTTAACACCAGCTCAGAAGCAGCAGATCAACATG GCACTAAAGCTGGCATAATAGCAGCAATTGCTTTAGCAGCAGCCGCCTTCATTGTGCTGGCTTCCTTCGGTGCTTTTATTGGGTATGAGAGATTATCAAAGAGGAGAGAAA AACAAAACAACATCAGGGGCCTTTCAACCAGGTCTAATTTGAACTTCAAGTATGAAGTGCTTGAGAAGGCAACCAATTTTttcagcaatgaaatgaaactaggccAAGGAGGAGCCGGTTCTGTATTTAAAGGAAATCTACCAGATGGAAGAACGGTTGCAGTTAAGAGATTGGTCTATAATACACGGCAATGGGTTGATCAGTTCTTTAATGAAGTGAACTTGATTAGTGATATTCAACACAAAAATCTTGTAAGACTTCTGGGTTGCAGTATTGAAGGCCCTGAAAGCCTTCTTGTTTATGAATATGTACCCAACAGGAGCCTTGATCAAATTCTTTTCA TGAATAACACAATACATATTCTAAGCTGGCAGCAGCGGTATAATATCATCCTTGGAACAGCAGAAGGGCTTGCATATCTTCATGGAGGTTCAGGAGTAAAGATTATTCACAGAGACATAAAAACCAGTAACATTCTCCTCGATGAGATGCTTACTCCAAAGATTGCTGATTTTGGACTTGCTCGTTGCTTTGCTACCGATAATACTCATATTAGCACTGGCATTGCAGGAACACT GGGCTATATGGCTCCTGAGTATCTTATTCGAGGACAGCTAACAGAAAAGGCAGATGTTTATGGTTTTGGTGTTCTCGTCCTGGAGATTTCTACTGGCAAAAAGAACAGCATTTACTCACAGGGATCCAATTCAATTTTGCACTCT GTTTGGAAGCATTACAAGGCAAAAACAGTTGCTCTAGCCATAGATCCTAGGCTTACAGATAGACATCCTGGGAAAGATGCAGAAAATGTACTTCAAATAGGACTTCTATGTACACAAGCTTCTGCTTCACTAAGACCGTCCATGGCTGAAGTAGTTCAGATGCTAACCAATAGAGAATACGAAATCCCTTCGCCAAAGCAACCTCCATTCTTGAATGCTAGTGTGCTTAGTGCAGATGACTCCACTCCAAACTCTATTACAAAAGTTTCACTTACAAAGAGTTCTTCCATGACCATAAATCGGCAAGTACTAACCCGACTGCCCTCATATGGCACCCAAGATTCATTCGTTAAGGCTAGCCTCGGATGGAATAGTGCTTCAGTAGAAAAGTCTGAGCCAAGATAG
- the LOC110664746 gene encoding LRR receptor-like serine/threonine-protein kinase GSO1, with protein MKLEMGSSRVSQLMLFSAIAFAVLAAVHGLGGDNSTDSYWLLRIKSELVDPLRVLDSWSPGAHMCSWNGITCSHDQTHVSGLNLSCSGLSGSISPELWHLASLETLDLSSNFLAGSVPSELGMLQDLRILLLYSNFISGKIPEDIYSLKKLQVLRIGDNQFSGEITPSIGNLTELTVLGLASCQFNGSIPVEIGNLKHLVSLDLQKNNLSGLIPEELRGCKELQNFAASDNRLEGEIPTSMGSLKLLQVLNLANNSLSGSIPVQLSHLSNLKYLNLLGNRLSGQIPLELNRLVQLEKLDLSMNTLSGPVSLFSSQLKNLETLVLSNNDLTGSIPSNFCLQNSNLQQLFLHQNNLTGKFPLELLNCPSLQQLDVSNNNFEGGLPYGIDKLKNLTDLKLNTNSFSGKLPPAIGNMSNLVNFYLFDNVITGKLPPEIGKLKRLSIIYLYDNQLSGGIPIELTNCTSITEIDLFGNHFTGSIPPTIGKLKNLIVLQLRQNDLSGPIPPSLGYCRKLQILALADNKLSGTLPPTFRFLSELYKVTLYNNSFEGPLPSSLFLLKNLQIINFSHNRFRGSIYPLLGSNSLTALDLTNNSFSGPVPSRLAMSRNLSRLRLAHNHLIGNIPNEFVELIELRFLDLSFNNLTGDVSPQLSNCRKLEHLLLSNNKLTGIMPSWLGRLEELGELDFSSNNFHGEIPAQLGNCLRLLKLSLHSNNLSSKIPQEIGNLTSLNVLNLQRNNLSGFIPSKIQECKKLYELRLSENFLTGSIPPELGRLTELQVMLDLSKNSLSGEIPSSLGNLVKLETLNLSFNYLQGEVPFSLAKLTSLHMLNLSNNDLQGQLPSTFSGFPLSSFVGNNKLCGPPLLSCLGSRGREKKSLSNAAVVGIVVAIVCTSTVICLTMLYIMVRMWRNWRRVMISSLDGGGTEQTREEDEWAYGEEKRKNGEYWKVNSMAMNLH; from the coding sequence TTGAAATGGGTAGCAGTCGTGTTTCTCAGTTGATGCTGTTTTCAGCCATAGCTTTTGCTGTTCTTGCTGCTGTTCATGGTCTTGGTGGAGATAATTCAACAGACTCCTATTGGCTCCTGAGGATAAAATCAGAACTGGTTGATCCTTTACGAGTTCTTGATAGCTGGTCTCCAGGAGCACATATGTGTAGCTGGAATGGAATTACATGTTCACATGATCAAACTCATGTTTCGGGCTTGAATTTATCCTGCTCAGGACTATCAGGTTCCATTTCGCCCGAGCTCTGGCATCTTGCTTCGCTTGAAACACTTGATTTATCTTCAAATTTCCTCGCTGGCTCGGTTCCTTCTGAGCTTGGAATGCTTCAGGATTTGAGAATACTGCTTCTTTATTCAAATTTTATCTCTGGTAAGATTCCTGAAGACATATACTCTTTGAAGAAATTACAAGTTCTTAGAATAGGAGATAACCAGTTCTCGGGTGAAATTACACCAAGTATTGGCAACTTGACTGAGTTAACAGTTTTGGGTCTTGCTTCTTGCCAATTTAATGGAAGCATTCCGGTTGAGATTGGTAATTTGAAGCATCTGGTATCTCTTGACTTGCAGAAGAACAATCTCAGTGGCCTGATTCCAGAAGAGCTTCGTGGCTGTAAAGAGCTCCAAAATTTTGCAGCATCAGACAACAGGCTTGAAGGGGAAATCCCTACTTCAATGGGAAGTCTCAAATTACTGCAAGTATTGAATTTGGCAAATAACAGCCTTTCTGGCTCAATCCCTGTCCAGTTAAGTCATCTCTCCAACTTGAAGTACTTGAATCTGCTAGGAAATAGATTGAGTGGCCAAATTCCTTTGGAGCTCAACCGCTTGGTTCAACTTGAAAAGCTAGACTTATCAATGAATACTCTCTCAGGACCCGTAAGCCTATTCAGTTCCCAATTAAAGAATCTTGAAACTTTGGTCTTGTCTAACAATGACCTGACAGGCAGCATTCCAAGCAATTTCTGTCTCCAGAATTCAAATCTGCAGCAACTTTTCCTGCATCAAAACAACCTGACAGGAAAGTTCCCCTTAGAGCTATTGAACTGCCCCTCTTTGCAACAACTGGACGTCTCTAATAATAACTTTGAAGGAGGGCTGCCATACGGCATCGACAAACTAAAAAACCTCACAGATCTTAAACTCAATACTAACAGTTTTAGTGGAAAGCTGCCTCCTGCGATCGGGAACATGAGTAACTTGGTGAATTTTTACCTGTTTGACAATGTGATCACGGGAAAACTTCCACCAGAAATTGGCAAGTTAAAGAGGTTGAGTATTATCTATCTTTACGATAACCAGCTGTCAGGAGGAATACCAATAGAGTTGACAAACTGCACCAGCATAACAGAAATTGATCTCTTTGGAAACCACTTCACAGGATCCATTCCCCCAACCATTGGGAAGCTTAAGAATCTGATCGTCCTTCAACTGAGGCAGAATGATTTATCAGGTCCAATCCCACCAAGCTTGGGCTACTGCAGAAAGCTTCAGATATTGGCCTTAGCAGATAACAAGCTCTCTGGAACATTGCCACCAACTTTCAGATTCCTTTCAGAACTTTATAAAGTTACTCTTTACAACAACTCCTTTGAAGGTCCTCTTCCTTCATCTCTCTTCCTTCTAAAAAACCtgcaaattattaatttttctcaCAACAGGTTTCGCGGAAGCATTTATCCTCTCTTGGGTTCAAATTCTCTGACTGCCTTAGACTTGACCAACAACAGTTTCTCTGGTCCTGTTCCTTCTAGACTAGCCATGTCAAGAAATCTTAGTCGTCTCCGCCTTGCGCACAATCATCTTATTGGCAATATTCCTAATGAGTTTGTTGAGCTCATTGAGCTTAGATTCCTTGATTTATCATTCAACAATCTCACTGGAGACGTGTCACCCCAACTTTCAAACTGTAGAAAACTCGAACACTTGCTACTTAGTAATAACAAACTTACGGGCATAATGCCTTCCTGGTTAGGGAGATTAGAAGAACTTGGGGAGCTAGATTTCTCATCCaataactttcatggagaaataccTGCTCAGCTTGGGAATTGCTTAAGATTACTCAAGCTTTCTCTTCATAGCAACAACCTCTCCAGCAAGATCCCGCAAGAGATAGGAAATCTAACTTCTCTCAATGTCCTAAATCTGCAAAGAAATAACCTTTCTGGCTTCATTCCTTCGAAAATTCAGGAGTGCAAAAAGCTCTATGAACTGAGGCTGTCTGAGAACTTCTTGACGGGTTCTATACCACCTGAGTTAGGAAGGCTGACGGAGTTGCAAGTAATGTTGGATCTCAGTAAGAACTCTCTCTCCGGTGAGATTCCATCTTCTCTAGGAAATCTTGTGAAGTTAGAGACTTTGAACCTCTCTTTCAACTACCTCCAAGGAGAAGTACCTTTTTCACTTGCAAAGTTGACCAGCCTCCACATGCTAAACCTGTCAAATAATGATCTCCAGGGCCAACTTCCTTCCACCTTTTCCGGGTTTCCACTTAGTTCCTTCGTAGGTAACAACAAGCTATGCGGCCCACCATTACTATCGTGCTTGGGATCACGGGGTCGAGAGAAAAAAAGCCTTTCCAACGCTGCAGTTGTGGGTATTGTAGTGGCCATTGTCTGTACTTCCACAGTAATTTGCTTGACGATGCTTTACATAATGGTAAGAATGTGGCGAAACTGGAGAAGGGTGATGATATCGAGCTTGGATGGCGGAGGAACTGAACAAACAAGAGAGGAAGATGAATGGGCTTATGGAGAGGAAAAAAGAAAGAACGGTGAATACTGGAAAGTGAACTCCATGGCAATGAACCTTCACTAG